Proteins from one Halovivax limisalsi genomic window:
- the nadC gene encoding carboxylating nicotinate-nucleotide diphosphorylase, which translates to MITSEQIERWLREDVGHHDVTNQVPGRTTGRLVAMEDGVAAGVEAAASAFEYLNVAVTSRLDAGASIEAGNTILTVEGPARDVLRGERVAVNLAGHASGIATRTREAVDRARAESESVRVAATRKTTPGLRGLEKRAVVAGGGDTHRLDLSHMVMVKDNHVAEMGLEGAVDHFADRVSFATKIEVEVEEPADAARAAAAGADIVLLDNMSPTAVETAVDDLADRGYESILTEASGGITIDGVARYARTGVDVISMGSLTHSASALDLSFRTGEP; encoded by the coding sequence ATGATCACGAGCGAGCAGATCGAACGCTGGCTTCGCGAGGACGTCGGCCACCACGACGTGACCAACCAGGTTCCCGGCCGGACGACCGGTCGACTCGTCGCGATGGAGGACGGCGTCGCGGCCGGCGTCGAAGCGGCCGCGAGCGCGTTCGAGTACCTGAACGTCGCCGTGACGAGCCGACTGGACGCCGGCGCGTCGATCGAAGCCGGGAATACGATTCTAACCGTCGAGGGCCCTGCGCGAGACGTGTTGCGAGGCGAGCGCGTCGCGGTCAACCTCGCGGGTCACGCCTCCGGCATCGCGACCCGGACGCGCGAGGCGGTCGACCGGGCTCGCGCGGAATCGGAATCGGTGCGCGTCGCGGCCACCCGCAAGACGACGCCCGGCCTGCGAGGGCTCGAAAAGCGGGCCGTGGTCGCCGGCGGCGGGGACACCCACCGGCTCGACCTCTCGCACATGGTCATGGTGAAGGACAACCACGTCGCCGAGATGGGACTGGAGGGCGCCGTCGACCACTTCGCGGATCGCGTCTCCTTCGCGACGAAAATCGAGGTCGAAGTCGAGGAGCCTGCGGACGCCGCTCGCGCCGCGGCGGCGGGTGCGGATATCGTTCTACTCGATAACATGTCGCCGACGGCCGTCGAGACCGCCGTCGACGACCTCGCTGACCGCGGATACGAATCGATACTGACGGAGGCCAGCGGCGGGATCACGATCGACGGCGTGGCGCGCTACGCCCGGACTGGCGTCGACGTCATCTCGATGGGGAGTCTCACGCACTCGGCTTCCGCGTTGGACCTCTCGTTCCGGACGGGCGAGCCGTAG
- a CDS encoding aldehyde dehydrogenase family protein, protein MSSLPIEPESGWNVLFLDGEWTSPDDRDAIEVENPFTREPIATVPAATTDDVDAAYRAAEAAQSSWANQPPQRRAGIVNRVLRTVGKRWDDVIELLAIESGSASVKAVAELQTAKGMLQQAASYPYRMGGEHHDSIVPGKENLVERVPVGVVGVISPWNFPFHLSMRAVGPAIAAGNAVVLKPASNTPITGGLLLAHLFEEAGLPEGVLNVVPGRGSEIGDAVAGHETPRVLAFTGSTEVGKQVAEQAAANLALPALELGGNNVHVVTDSADLERAIDGAVFGSFLHQGQACIAINRHLVHEDHYDEYVEALADRAESLPTGDPLDDDTVIGPVIDESQRDSMLDHVADSVDDGARVVTGGGHDGLVVEPTVLADVTNDMPAACNEHFGPIAPVIPYGDDAEAIELANDTDHGLSGSVHATDLSQARRIADGIETGMVHINDQPINDEPHVPFGGMKESGLGRYNAHAILDELTTTKWISIQREPREYQF, encoded by the coding sequence ATGTCGTCACTGCCGATCGAACCCGAATCCGGCTGGAACGTGTTGTTTCTCGACGGCGAGTGGACGAGCCCCGACGACCGAGACGCGATCGAGGTCGAGAATCCTTTTACTCGCGAACCGATCGCCACCGTCCCGGCCGCGACGACCGACGACGTCGACGCGGCCTACCGTGCGGCCGAGGCGGCACAGTCGTCCTGGGCGAACCAGCCCCCGCAACGGCGAGCGGGAATCGTCAATCGTGTCCTTCGGACGGTGGGGAAGCGCTGGGACGACGTGATCGAACTGCTCGCAATCGAGTCGGGGAGCGCGTCGGTTAAGGCCGTCGCGGAGTTGCAGACGGCCAAGGGAATGCTCCAGCAGGCCGCGAGCTACCCGTACCGGATGGGCGGCGAGCACCACGATTCGATCGTCCCCGGGAAGGAGAACCTGGTCGAACGGGTCCCGGTCGGCGTCGTGGGCGTCATCTCGCCCTGGAACTTCCCGTTTCACCTCTCGATGCGCGCGGTGGGCCCGGCGATCGCGGCCGGCAACGCGGTCGTGCTGAAGCCCGCCTCGAACACGCCGATCACGGGCGGCCTCCTGCTCGCACACCTGTTCGAGGAGGCGGGGTTGCCCGAGGGCGTGTTGAACGTGGTTCCCGGTCGCGGCTCGGAGATCGGCGACGCGGTGGCCGGCCACGAGACGCCGCGGGTGCTGGCATTCACGGGCTCGACCGAGGTGGGCAAACAGGTCGCGGAACAGGCGGCCGCCAACCTGGCGCTGCCGGCGCTCGAACTCGGCGGCAACAATGTCCACGTCGTCACCGACTCGGCCGACCTCGAGCGGGCGATCGACGGCGCCGTCTTCGGCTCCTTCCTCCACCAGGGCCAGGCCTGCATCGCGATCAATCGCCACCTCGTCCACGAGGACCACTACGACGAGTACGTGGAAGCGCTGGCCGATCGGGCCGAATCGCTCCCGACGGGCGACCCGCTCGACGACGACACCGTCATCGGTCCCGTCATCGACGAATCCCAGCGCGATTCGATGCTCGACCACGTCGCCGACAGCGTCGACGACGGGGCCCGAGTCGTGACCGGCGGCGGACACGACGGCCTCGTCGTCGAACCGACGGTGTTGGCCGACGTGACCAACGACATGCCCGCCGCGTGCAACGAACACTTCGGTCCGATCGCGCCGGTGATCCCTTACGGCGACGACGCGGAGGCGATCGAACTCGCAAACGACACCGACCACGGCCTCTCCGGGTCGGTCCACGCGACGGACCTCTCGCAGGCCCGCCGGATCGCCGACGGCATCGAGACAGGGATGGTCCACATCAACGACCAGCCGATCAACGACGAGCCCCACGTCCCCTTCGGCGGGATGAAAGAGTCCGGACTGGGCCGGTACAACGCCCACGCGATCCTCGACGAACTGACCACGACGAAGTGGATCTCCATCCAGCGCGAACCGCGGGAGTACCAGTTCTAA
- a CDS encoding D-2-hydroxyacid dehydrogenase — MTDHEILVPHRFSRDARETLAVRLDALEASVTVTETRAESLSAIETATILVGTSLPDEWLDRADRLEWVQAYTAGYDHYDLDALEDAGIVLTNATGVHGQPMAEWALGAMLGFERNLFDARERQRDGVWLREGGGELAGKTVGIVGLGAIGGRTAELASALGCRVIGTKRDPSTAPDAVDEVYPADELGAVLARAEYLVLACPLTEETRGLIDRDALRTMRSDAILLNMARGEVVDEDALVDSLQQGRVDGAALDVFATEPLPADSPLWDLPNVLVTPHVAGSTPHYYDRIAEIVVENFAAFASGNRDEMINRIV, encoded by the coding sequence ATGACCGACCACGAGATTCTGGTTCCGCATCGGTTCTCGCGGGACGCGCGCGAAACGCTGGCCGTCCGACTCGACGCACTCGAGGCGTCCGTGACGGTCACCGAGACCAGGGCGGAGTCGCTCTCGGCGATCGAGACCGCGACGATTCTCGTCGGGACCAGCCTGCCCGACGAGTGGCTCGACCGGGCGGATCGGCTCGAGTGGGTGCAGGCCTACACCGCCGGCTATGATCACTACGACCTCGACGCGCTCGAGGACGCGGGGATCGTCCTGACGAACGCGACTGGCGTCCACGGCCAGCCGATGGCCGAGTGGGCCCTCGGCGCGATGCTCGGCTTCGAACGCAACCTCTTCGACGCGCGCGAGCGTCAGCGCGACGGCGTCTGGCTCCGCGAGGGCGGCGGCGAACTCGCCGGTAAGACGGTCGGCATCGTCGGCCTCGGGGCGATCGGCGGGCGAACCGCCGAACTCGCCTCGGCGCTTGGCTGTCGGGTAATCGGCACCAAGCGGGATCCGTCGACCGCACCGGACGCCGTCGACGAGGTCTATCCGGCGGACGAGCTCGGAGCGGTCCTCGCCCGGGCGGAGTACCTCGTCCTCGCCTGCCCGTTGACCGAAGAGACGCGCGGCCTGATCGATCGAGACGCGCTCCGAACGATGCGGAGCGACGCGATCCTGCTGAACATGGCCCGCGGCGAGGTCGTGGACGAGGACGCTCTCGTCGATTCCCTCCAGCAGGGCCGCGTCGACGGCGCCGCGCTCGACGTGTTCGCGACGGAGCCCCTGCCCGCCGACTCGCCGCTGTGGGACCTGCCGAACGTGCTCGTGACCCCGCACGTGGCCGGTTCGACGCCCCACTACTACGACCGGATCGCGGAGATCGTCGTCGAGAACTTCGCCGCGTTCGCGAGCGGGAATCGCGACGAGATGATCAATCGCATCGTCTGA
- a CDS encoding CARDB domain-containing protein gives MGARGIQGEATRIRSIGTVIVAIAFVLGTLAVGAGSSSAVAQSAGPTVQCADGAGGGPVYVTDSGLRVADNDSAADRAYPAFPDAETVVLDSEGYDAVSVSAAGQSTLRLEERNESLTCLASVNATEHDVTIAPRGAPNVTLTGSFEGFAFADVDFDAADEADLASEANESVSVIVHDTGLSRGETVAIESLHSDAVDVEVTADGAGNLSIELPTGEHELTLTTPDSGDGGGGLPPPPPDDGEPASFEVSDLALDDERVEVGETVTVTATVTNVGDEPGSHNLVLGVDGTVVEEASVTLDGGESKTVSLSTTLDAAGKVELTVDGETVGTVAVTDPGESDDGAGSSDSADGEHGDDSGESGESDDGDDSSDPGDGRNEGDGMPGFGAVLVLFALTVATVGLVRR, from the coding sequence ATGGGAGCGAGAGGCATCCAGGGCGAGGCGACCCGCATCCGATCGATCGGGACCGTCATCGTGGCGATCGCGTTCGTCCTCGGAACGCTCGCCGTGGGCGCCGGATCGTCGTCGGCCGTCGCCCAAAGCGCGGGGCCGACGGTCCAGTGCGCCGACGGCGCGGGCGGCGGCCCGGTGTACGTCACGGATAGCGGCCTCCGGGTCGCGGACAACGATTCCGCCGCGGACCGGGCGTACCCGGCGTTCCCGGACGCGGAAACAGTCGTCCTCGACAGCGAGGGGTACGACGCCGTCTCCGTCAGCGCGGCCGGCCAGTCCACGCTCCGGCTGGAGGAGCGAAACGAGAGTCTGACCTGCCTGGCGTCGGTCAACGCGACCGAACACGACGTGACGATCGCCCCCCGCGGCGCACCGAACGTGACGCTAACCGGGTCGTTCGAGGGGTTCGCGTTCGCAGACGTCGACTTCGACGCGGCCGACGAGGCGGATCTAGCCTCGGAAGCGAACGAGTCCGTCTCGGTGATCGTCCACGACACCGGGTTGAGCCGGGGCGAAACGGTCGCGATCGAGAGCCTGCACTCGGACGCGGTCGACGTCGAAGTCACCGCCGACGGGGCGGGGAATCTGTCCATCGAACTCCCCACGGGAGAGCACGAACTGACGCTGACGACGCCGGACTCGGGCGACGGGGGCGGCGGTCTCCCGCCGCCACCGCCGGACGACGGGGAGCCCGCATCGTTCGAGGTGTCGGACCTCGCACTCGACGACGAGAGGGTCGAAGTCGGAGAGACGGTGACGGTCACGGCCACGGTGACGAACGTCGGCGACGAACCCGGATCCCACAACCTCGTGTTGGGCGTCGACGGCACGGTCGTCGAGGAGGCGTCGGTTACGCTCGATGGCGGGGAGTCGAAGACGGTGTCGCTGTCGACGACGCTCGACGCGGCGGGCAAGGTCGAGCTGACGGTCGACGGTGAGACCGTCGGTACCGTGGCGGTGACGGATCCCGGCGAATCCGACGACGGCGCCGGTTCGAGCGACTCCGCCGACGGCGAACACGGTGATGATTCGGGTGAATCCGGAGAGAGCGACGATGGCGACGATTCGAGTGACCCCGGTGACGGTCGAAACGAAGGCGACGGTATGCCGGGATTCGGCGCGGTGCTGGTGCTGTTCGCGCTCACCGTCGCGACGGTGGGTCTCGTTCGACGCTGA
- a CDS encoding O-acetylhomoserine aminocarboxypropyltransferase/cysteine synthase family protein, with product MTDETPRRFDTRTVHAGQDADPATGARAPPIYQTTSYEFDDTDHAAALFGLEEFGNIYSRIMNPTNAMLEERVASLEGGVGALATSSGMAAFDLATFMLAEAGDNIVSASSLYGGTYTYLSHSVTRRGIETKFVDTLDYGAYAAAIDDDTAFVHLETIGNPALVTPDIERIADIAHEHDVPLFVDNTFATPYLANPIEHGADLVWHSTTKWLTGAGTTVGGILVDGGTFPWDEGDYPEIAEDNPAYHGVNFYDTFGEQAFAIAARTRGLRDLGNQQSPFDAWNTLQKLESLSLRMDRHCENALAVAEYLEDHPDVGWVTYPGLDSHETHANATQYLDGGYGGMLTFGLEGGYEAAETVCNEVELTSLLANVGDAKTLIIHPGSTTHQQLTEEERLASGVSSDLIRLSVGIEDVEDIVADLDRAIEAAD from the coding sequence ATGACGGACGAGACTCCACGTCGATTCGACACGCGAACCGTCCACGCGGGCCAAGATGCTGACCCCGCGACCGGCGCCCGCGCCCCGCCGATCTACCAGACGACGTCCTACGAGTTCGACGACACCGACCACGCGGCCGCGCTCTTCGGCCTCGAGGAGTTCGGTAACATCTACTCGCGGATCATGAACCCGACGAACGCGATGCTCGAGGAGCGCGTCGCCAGCCTCGAAGGCGGCGTCGGCGCACTCGCGACGTCGTCCGGAATGGCGGCGTTCGACCTCGCGACGTTCATGCTGGCGGAGGCGGGCGACAACATCGTCTCGGCGTCGTCGCTCTACGGCGGGACCTACACGTACCTCAGCCACAGCGTCACCCGCCGCGGGATCGAGACGAAGTTCGTCGACACGCTGGACTACGGGGCCTACGCGGCGGCGATCGACGACGACACGGCGTTCGTCCACCTCGAGACGATCGGCAACCCGGCGCTGGTCACGCCGGATATCGAGCGGATCGCCGACATCGCCCACGAGCACGACGTCCCGCTGTTCGTCGACAACACGTTCGCGACGCCGTACCTCGCCAACCCGATCGAGCACGGCGCCGACCTCGTCTGGCACTCGACGACGAAGTGGCTCACCGGCGCCGGCACCACCGTCGGCGGGATTCTCGTCGACGGCGGCACGTTCCCCTGGGACGAGGGCGACTACCCCGAGATCGCCGAGGACAACCCAGCCTACCACGGCGTCAACTTCTACGATACCTTCGGGGAGCAGGCGTTCGCGATCGCCGCCCGGACGCGGGGCCTGCGCGATCTCGGCAACCAGCAGTCGCCCTTCGACGCCTGGAACACCCTCCAGAAGCTCGAATCGCTCTCCCTGCGGATGGATCGCCACTGCGAGAACGCGCTGGCGGTCGCCGAGTACCTCGAAGACCATCCCGACGTCGGCTGGGTCACCTACCCCGGCCTCGACTCCCACGAGACGCACGCCAACGCGACCCAGTACCTCGACGGCGGCTACGGCGGCATGCTCACCTTCGGGCTCGAGGGCGGCTACGAGGCCGCCGAGACGGTCTGTAACGAGGTCGAGCTGACGAGCCTGCTCGCGAACGTCGGCGACGCGAAGACGCTCATCATCCACCCGGGGAGCACGACCCACCAGCAACTCACCGAAGAAGAGCGACTCGCAAGCGGCGTCAGTTCCGACCTGATTCGCCTCTCCGTCGGGATCGAGGACGTCGAGGATATCGTCGCCGATCTCGACCGGGCGATCGAGGCGGCCGACTGA